Proteins encoded within one genomic window of Granulicella pectinivorans:
- the gyrA gene encoding DNA gyrase subunit A, whose amino-acid sequence MADDQNPELPLGPNDTPENDDAIGQSGPTNDPSSPPDPPASTVQGRGALSMLSINIEDEMRRSYLDYSMSVIIGRALPDVRDGLKPVHRRILYGMQEMGLQYNKKYTKSAKVVGHVMGNYHPHGDSAIYDTMVRLAQPFSLRYLMVDGQGNFGSVDGDPPAAMRYTESRLTRIAGEMLADIDSDTVDFTPNYDESTLEPTVLPARIPNLIVNGSSGIAVGMATNIPPHNLTEVINAAIALINDPHAGLEEVLKHVQGPDFPTGGTIFGRANIPQTYKTGRGRFMMRAKCRIENISGGRQAIIVEEIPYQVNKSKLIERIAELVTEGVITDIARDEFRDESDRDGMRIVIGLKRGAEHQIVLNQLHKHTQMQESFSMIFLAVHNGQPKELPLDKAIRAFLDHRVEVVRRRTAFLLAKARDREHILLGYQIALDYLDQVIRIIRQSSSRANARENLFTFFSGKAIALRGTELAGVTLDAGKYGIDTRFLPTGLDGVATLILSLRQIDAILELQLYRLTQLSIDELLNELRQIRDNIAEFESILASEPKLRAVIVKELEDIRDKYGDARRTVILDDSADLTLEDLITDEQVAVTVSHTGYLKRTPISTYRQQRRGGTGRIGMKTRDEDFVSQLIIDSTHAYLLCFTNTGRVYWLKIYEIPDVGTTGKGKAMASLVDLQPGEKVVTILTVRDLNEEGKNILFATRNGTVKKTALKDYSNVMARGVIAINIDKNDELITAKITDGNQIIFLATHEGMAIRFNERDLRIMGRPATGNRGINLKKNDYVIGAAVTPSPEAREKQRRERAAALGLTAQLEDVIGAEPASSGTGTEGPGAPYLPTDAPSGDVGSADVNSPSFSDVAKRESAPDGQEILGSDTETEIDPAAQAKLDKLDEKLGLTPCLILTVSENGFGKRTDVDRYRLQSRGGTGVKNMNTTPKVGKVAAINLVDDTTEMMLISQFGKIIRIDTKQIRAAGRGTQGVKLLDLEQGDKVAAAMTIPPEDPKTQPENGTLI is encoded by the coding sequence ATGGCTGACGATCAAAACCCAGAACTCCCCCTCGGACCCAACGACACTCCTGAGAACGACGACGCAATCGGCCAGTCCGGCCCGACCAATGACCCGTCTTCTCCCCCCGATCCACCGGCCTCGACCGTCCAGGGACGTGGCGCCCTCTCGATGTTGTCCATCAACATCGAGGACGAGATGCGCCGCTCTTACCTCGACTACTCCATGTCGGTCATCATCGGGCGTGCGCTGCCCGACGTACGCGACGGCCTCAAGCCCGTACATCGCCGCATCCTCTACGGCATGCAGGAGATGGGCCTCCAGTACAACAAGAAATATACGAAGTCGGCCAAGGTCGTCGGACACGTCATGGGTAACTATCACCCCCACGGCGACTCCGCCATCTACGACACCATGGTCCGCCTCGCCCAGCCCTTCTCCCTCCGTTACCTCATGGTCGACGGCCAGGGCAACTTCGGCTCCGTAGACGGCGATCCACCAGCCGCCATGCGTTACACCGAGTCGCGCCTCACCCGCATCGCCGGTGAAATGCTCGCCGACATCGACTCCGACACCGTCGACTTCACCCCCAACTACGACGAGTCCACCCTCGAGCCCACCGTCCTCCCCGCGCGCATCCCGAATCTCATCGTCAATGGTTCGTCCGGTATCGCCGTCGGCATGGCGACCAACATCCCGCCGCATAACCTCACCGAGGTCATCAACGCGGCCATCGCCCTCATCAACGATCCCCACGCCGGCCTCGAAGAGGTCCTGAAGCACGTCCAGGGCCCCGACTTCCCCACCGGCGGCACCATCTTCGGCCGCGCCAACATCCCCCAGACCTACAAAACCGGCCGCGGACGCTTCATGATGCGCGCCAAGTGCCGCATCGAAAACATCTCCGGCGGCCGCCAGGCCATCATCGTCGAAGAGATCCCCTACCAGGTCAACAAGTCCAAGCTCATCGAGCGCATCGCCGAGCTCGTCACCGAAGGCGTCATCACCGACATCGCCCGCGACGAGTTCCGCGACGAGTCCGACCGCGACGGCATGCGCATCGTCATCGGCCTCAAGCGCGGCGCCGAGCACCAGATCGTCCTCAACCAGCTCCACAAGCACACCCAGATGCAGGAATCCTTCTCGATGATCTTCCTCGCCGTCCACAACGGACAGCCCAAGGAACTTCCTCTCGACAAGGCCATCCGCGCCTTCCTCGACCACCGCGTCGAAGTCGTCCGCCGCCGCACCGCCTTCCTCCTCGCCAAGGCCCGCGACCGCGAACACATCCTCCTCGGCTACCAGATCGCCCTCGACTATCTCGATCAGGTCATCCGCATCATCCGCCAGTCCAGCTCCCGCGCCAACGCCCGCGAGAACCTCTTCACCTTCTTCTCCGGCAAGGCGATCGCCCTCCGCGGCACCGAGCTCGCCGGCGTCACCCTCGACGCCGGAAAGTACGGCATCGACACCCGTTTCCTCCCCACCGGACTCGACGGCGTCGCCACCCTCATCCTCTCGCTCCGCCAGATCGACGCGATCCTGGAACTCCAGCTCTACCGCCTCACCCAGCTCTCCATCGACGAGCTCCTCAACGAGCTCCGTCAGATCCGCGACAACATCGCCGAGTTCGAGTCCATCCTGGCCTCCGAGCCCAAGCTCCGCGCCGTCATCGTCAAAGAGCTCGAAGACATCCGCGACAAATACGGCGACGCGCGCCGCACCGTCATCCTCGACGACTCCGCCGACCTCACCCTCGAAGACCTCATCACCGACGAGCAGGTCGCCGTCACCGTCTCCCACACCGGCTACCTCAAGCGGACGCCCATCTCTACATACAGACAGCAGCGTAGAGGCGGTACGGGACGCATCGGCATGAAGACCCGCGACGAAGACTTCGTCTCGCAGCTCATCATCGATTCCACCCACGCCTACCTGCTCTGCTTCACCAACACCGGCCGCGTCTACTGGCTCAAAATCTACGAGATCCCCGACGTCGGCACCACCGGCAAGGGCAAGGCCATGGCCTCGCTCGTCGACCTCCAGCCCGGCGAAAAGGTCGTCACCATCCTCACCGTCCGCGACCTCAACGAAGAGGGCAAAAACATCCTCTTCGCCACCCGCAACGGTACCGTCAAGAAGACCGCCCTCAAGGACTACTCCAACGTCATGGCGCGCGGCGTCATCGCCATCAACATCGACAAGAACGACGAACTCATCACCGCCAAGATCACCGACGGCAACCAGATCATCTTCCTCGCCACCCACGAGGGCATGGCCATCCGCTTCAACGAGCGCGACCTCCGCATCATGGGCCGCCCCGCCACCGGAAACCGAGGCATCAACCTCAAGAAGAACGACTACGTCATCGGCGCCGCCGTCACCCCGTCCCCCGAGGCCCGCGAAAAACAGCGCCGCGAACGCGCCGCCGCCCTGGGCCTCACCGCCCAGCTCGAAGACGTCATCGGCGCCGAACCTGCCTCTTCCGGAACCGGAACCGAAGGCCCGGGTGCCCCATATCTACCGACAGATGCACCGTCGGGAGATGTGGGATCCGCAGACGTCAACTCGCCATCCTTCAGCGACGTAGCCAAGCGCGAGTCCGCCCCCGACGGCCAGGAGATCCTCGGCTCCGACACCGAAACCGAGATCGACCCCGCCGCCCAGGCCAAGCTCGACAAGCTCGACGAAAAGCTCGGCCTCACCCCCTGCCTCATCCTCACGGTCTCGGAAAACGGCTTCGGCAAACGCACCGACGTCGACCGTTACCGCCTCCAGTCGCGCGGCGGCACCGGCGTCAAGAACATGAACACGACGCCCAAGGTCGGCAAGGTCGCCGCCATCAACCTGGTCGACGACACCACGGAGATGATGTTGATCAGCCAGTTCGGCAAGATCATCCGCATCGACACCAAGCAGATCCGCGCCGCCGGCCGGGGCACCCAGGGCGTCAAACTCCTCGACCTCGAGCAGGGCGACAAGGTAGCCGCCGCCATGACCATCCCCCCCGAAGACCCCAAAACTCAACCGGAGAACGGAACGCTGATCTAA
- a CDS encoding carboxylesterase/lipase family protein yields MRMAVLAVGVLALGIPAAGQTVRTRDGLVSGVKMEGVTSFKGIPFAAPPVGELRWRPPMMVDPWTGVKKADHFSASCMQTIRKDGLPWTTEFLAQEAPSEDCLYLNVWAPAGGGMKRPVLVWVHGGAFVEGSGAAAVYDGEALAKKGIVVVTINYRLGAFGFMAHPALTAESPQHASGDYGLMDVVAALKWVKENIGAFGGDAAQVTVAGQSAGAQIVVDLTASPMAKGLFRGAIIESGAFLAPPMSDTLQDAEEKGVAFAGAAGAQTLKDLRAMDAGALVALYARAGVHFRPDVDGWMLMETVSSAFAAGRQNDVPTIDGMVADEGSSSKTYGKTTVAEYAAMAQKTYGAQVADYLRLYPGKTDAEAGESMKASARDMGLVSMNLWAEKRGQTARTAAYTYYFDRAIPWPEHPEYQAFHSGEIPYVLGNLAVLKRPYTSTDSTLEKVASGYWVNFVRTGDPNGGSLPMWQAVKAGEHRTMELGAVIGPRPVTSGEKMRFWGAYLLAQSTAGR; encoded by the coding sequence ATGAGAATGGCGGTTTTGGCGGTGGGTGTGCTGGCGCTGGGAATCCCGGCGGCGGGGCAGACGGTGCGGACGCGGGATGGGCTGGTGAGCGGAGTGAAGATGGAGGGAGTCACCAGCTTCAAGGGGATTCCGTTTGCAGCTCCTCCGGTGGGGGAGTTGCGGTGGCGGCCCCCGATGATGGTCGATCCGTGGACCGGGGTGAAGAAGGCAGACCATTTTTCGGCGAGTTGCATGCAGACGATCCGGAAGGACGGGCTGCCATGGACGACGGAGTTCCTGGCGCAGGAGGCGCCGAGCGAGGATTGCCTGTATCTGAACGTGTGGGCTCCGGCGGGTGGAGGGATGAAGAGGCCGGTGCTGGTATGGGTTCATGGGGGAGCGTTCGTGGAGGGGTCGGGCGCGGCGGCGGTGTATGACGGTGAGGCGCTGGCGAAGAAGGGGATCGTGGTGGTGACGATCAACTACCGACTGGGCGCGTTCGGGTTCATGGCGCATCCGGCGCTGACGGCTGAGTCTCCGCAGCATGCTTCGGGAGACTATGGGCTGATGGACGTGGTCGCCGCGCTGAAGTGGGTGAAGGAGAATATCGGCGCGTTTGGGGGCGATGCGGCGCAGGTGACGGTGGCGGGACAGTCGGCGGGGGCACAGATTGTGGTGGACCTGACGGCTTCGCCGATGGCGAAGGGGCTGTTTCGGGGGGCGATCATCGAGAGTGGGGCTTTCCTGGCGCCGCCGATGAGCGACACGTTGCAGGATGCCGAGGAGAAGGGTGTAGCGTTCGCCGGGGCGGCGGGGGCACAGACACTGAAGGATCTGCGTGCGATGGATGCGGGAGCACTGGTTGCGCTGTATGCGCGGGCGGGGGTTCACTTCCGTCCGGATGTGGATGGGTGGATGCTGATGGAGACGGTGAGCAGCGCGTTCGCGGCGGGACGGCAGAACGATGTTCCGACGATCGATGGCATGGTGGCGGATGAGGGGAGTTCGTCGAAGACCTATGGGAAGACGACGGTCGCGGAGTATGCGGCGATGGCGCAGAAGACCTATGGGGCGCAGGTGGCGGACTATCTGCGGCTGTATCCGGGGAAGACGGACGCGGAGGCCGGGGAGTCGATGAAGGCGAGTGCGCGGGATATGGGGCTGGTGTCGATGAACCTATGGGCGGAGAAGAGGGGGCAGACGGCTCGGACGGCAGCCTACACCTATTACTTCGACCGGGCTATTCCATGGCCGGAGCATCCGGAGTACCAGGCGTTTCACTCTGGGGAGATTCCGTATGTGCTGGGAAACCTTGCGGTGCTGAAGAGGCCTTATACGTCGACGGATTCGACGCTGGAGAAGGTGGCCTCGGGGTATTGGGTGAACTTTGTGCGGACGGGCGATCCAAATGGGGGGAGCCTGCCGATGTGGCAGGCGGTGAAGGCCGGAGAGCATAGAACGATGGAACTGGGGGCGGTGATCGGGCCACGCCCGGTGACGAGCGGGGAGAAGATGCGGTTCTGGGGGGCGTATTTGCTCGCGCAGAGCACGGCTGGGCGGTAG
- a CDS encoding TonB-dependent receptor: MTTGRLIGTVTDASGAVLSHAEVSITNEGTGIVRTVYTSGDGQFTAVSLPPAEYDVKVSATGFSSSEVKHLVLTVGQELIHDFKLPVTGATQDVTIDAGAAIALDTSSAKIGANVSSREIENLPINGRQISQLYLLVPGATNAGTGTFDNIRFSGRAVEQNILRLDGIEATSIIDTSPGNLNGELTSTFRLQQSLEAVQEFRVDSSSYPAEMGTGTGGQISFITKSGTNKFHGSLFEYVRNDFFDAHNTFVTTRKPKFRLNQFGGSIGGPVMKDKMFFFANYEGLRQIYPTAFSTPTLTNFYRAQIPTTSPLYGLLAAFPTDPTPASAETATSTSSPVVVGNNKINEDFGSIRLDYHVNDRFSVFARYNRDQGVSTQVQDASLSKFGQVEVPQNGVIGVTQVWSPRVFNETKFGYNGAKMRVQGIAGPSPNADISKARISIAGLTNIGALISLSSSFNGVGAPYTAQSYSYIDNLSLVRGSHTLKFGVEVRPLSLYNNQIGGTTYTYNTPALFVANAPAQIQFFGDLSDLSPFTGLSGNALVKQAYYIGYAQDEWKVTSNLTLSYGMRYEYFSPLHETRNKNVFFDMTAGTIIPKYAGDWYTSKKTNFGPRVGLTWSPRWSENHTVLRLGAGMFYGPGQTEDQIQPEANDRVSRTFTTGKAYPILPATDVYQGYDINSPTLGYQPRAYAPGYSIPERVTTYTASVQQELPGKMQMMVAYVGSTGSNLFLRSITNLITSVTTNPTTGVGTAVRQFGGRFAEIDYKTSGGFDQYHSLQSSLQRRFARGLSLGAQYTWAKELGNSSGSNEATTAQNPYDFNTEYGRGTFDIRHSLNATVLYDLPFGRGRQFSLSGPLDAIAGGWQMGGIVNFRAGLPIDVLITRPDVAYVGKVGTAYAGQTFSSPVLVGGVVQTTAVANVPGGGNTRNIRRPNVVAGVSPYLKTGRQFLNPAAFSTPAPGTFGNSRRNDYTGPVLAQLDLTLAKSIHVAERMSFDFHADVYNIMNHPNYANPGTVRLTQTLATAPGNGSQPGTPFTLSNAGAFGALTSTVGNQVGIGANRQIQLSLRAIF, from the coding sequence ATGACGACCGGGCGTTTGATCGGGACTGTGACCGATGCCTCCGGCGCTGTGTTGAGCCACGCGGAGGTGAGCATCACCAACGAGGGAACCGGCATCGTCCGGACGGTTTATACGAGCGGCGATGGACAGTTCACCGCCGTGTCCCTGCCGCCGGCCGAGTATGACGTGAAGGTCTCTGCGACGGGCTTTTCCAGCAGCGAGGTGAAGCACCTGGTGCTGACGGTTGGGCAGGAGCTGATCCACGACTTCAAGCTGCCGGTGACGGGTGCGACGCAGGACGTAACGATCGATGCGGGAGCGGCGATCGCGCTGGATACGTCTTCGGCGAAGATTGGCGCGAACGTCTCCAGCCGCGAGATTGAGAACCTGCCGATCAATGGACGGCAGATCTCGCAGCTTTACCTGCTGGTTCCGGGCGCGACGAATGCGGGCACCGGAACGTTCGACAATATCCGGTTTTCAGGGCGCGCGGTGGAGCAGAATATTCTGCGTCTGGATGGGATTGAGGCGACCTCGATCATCGATACGTCTCCGGGAAACCTGAACGGGGAGCTTACTTCGACGTTTCGGTTGCAGCAGTCGCTGGAGGCGGTGCAGGAGTTCCGTGTGGATTCTTCGAGCTATCCGGCGGAGATGGGAACGGGTACGGGTGGACAGATCAGCTTCATCACGAAGTCGGGCACGAACAAGTTTCATGGGTCGCTGTTCGAGTATGTGCGGAACGACTTCTTCGACGCGCACAACACGTTTGTGACGACGAGGAAGCCGAAGTTCCGGCTGAACCAGTTCGGCGGATCGATCGGTGGACCGGTGATGAAGGACAAGATGTTCTTCTTCGCGAACTATGAGGGTCTGCGGCAGATCTATCCGACGGCGTTTTCGACGCCTACGCTGACGAACTTCTACCGTGCGCAGATTCCGACGACCTCTCCGCTGTATGGACTGCTGGCGGCGTTCCCGACCGATCCGACTCCGGCTTCGGCTGAGACGGCTACGTCGACCTCTTCGCCGGTGGTGGTGGGGAACAACAAGATCAACGAAGACTTCGGCTCGATCCGGCTGGATTATCACGTAAACGACCGGTTCAGCGTGTTCGCTCGCTATAACCGCGACCAGGGCGTCTCGACGCAGGTGCAGGATGCCTCGCTGAGCAAGTTCGGGCAGGTGGAGGTTCCGCAGAACGGGGTGATCGGCGTGACGCAGGTGTGGTCGCCGCGGGTGTTCAACGAGACGAAGTTCGGCTACAACGGGGCGAAGATGCGGGTGCAGGGTATTGCCGGGCCGAGCCCGAATGCCGACATCAGCAAGGCGCGTATCTCGATTGCGGGACTGACCAACATCGGTGCGCTGATCAGCCTTTCGAGCTCGTTCAACGGTGTGGGTGCGCCGTATACGGCACAGAGCTATTCGTACATCGACAATCTGTCGCTGGTTCGGGGGAGCCATACGCTGAAGTTCGGCGTGGAGGTTCGTCCGCTGTCGCTGTACAACAACCAGATTGGCGGTACGACGTATACGTACAACACGCCGGCTCTGTTTGTGGCCAATGCTCCGGCGCAGATCCAGTTCTTCGGCGATCTGAGCGACCTGAGCCCGTTTACCGGGTTGAGCGGCAATGCGCTGGTGAAGCAGGCGTATTACATCGGCTATGCACAGGACGAGTGGAAGGTGACCTCGAACCTGACGCTGAGCTACGGCATGCGGTATGAGTACTTTTCGCCCCTGCATGAGACGCGGAACAAGAACGTGTTCTTCGATATGACCGCGGGCACGATTATTCCGAAGTATGCGGGCGATTGGTACACGAGCAAGAAGACGAACTTCGGGCCGCGTGTGGGTCTGACGTGGTCGCCACGCTGGTCGGAGAACCATACGGTGTTGCGTCTGGGCGCGGGCATGTTCTATGGGCCGGGACAGACGGAGGACCAGATTCAGCCGGAGGCGAACGACCGCGTGTCGCGTACGTTTACCACGGGGAAGGCGTATCCGATTCTTCCGGCGACGGATGTGTACCAGGGGTATGACATCAACAGCCCGACGCTGGGCTATCAGCCGCGTGCGTATGCACCGGGATACAGCATTCCGGAGCGGGTGACGACGTATACGGCTTCCGTGCAGCAGGAGCTTCCGGGCAAGATGCAGATGATGGTGGCGTATGTGGGGTCGACGGGTTCGAACCTGTTCCTGCGTTCGATCACCAACCTGATCACGAGCGTGACGACGAATCCCACGACCGGTGTGGGAACGGCGGTACGGCAGTTCGGCGGACGGTTCGCCGAGATCGATTACAAGACGTCAGGCGGATTCGACCAGTATCACTCGCTGCAGTCGAGCCTGCAGAGGCGGTTTGCGCGCGGACTCTCGCTGGGTGCGCAGTACACGTGGGCGAAGGAGCTGGGCAATTCGAGCGGTTCGAATGAGGCGACGACGGCGCAGAATCCGTATGACTTCAATACGGAATATGGTCGCGGCACCTTCGATATTCGCCACTCGCTGAACGCGACGGTGCTGTATGACCTTCCGTTCGGACGGGGTCGGCAGTTCTCGCTTTCGGGTCCTCTGGATGCGATTGCGGGCGGATGGCAGATGGGCGGGATTGTGAACTTCCGCGCAGGGCTGCCGATCGATGTGCTGATTACGCGTCCGGATGTGGCGTACGTGGGCAAGGTGGGCACGGCGTATGCGGGGCAGACGTTCTCGAGCCCGGTGCTGGTTGGGGGCGTGGTGCAGACGACCGCGGTGGCGAACGTTCCGGGCGGCGGCAACACGCGGAACATTCGCCGGCCGAACGTGGTGGCGGGTGTGAGCCCGTACCTGAAGACGGGTCGTCAGTTCCTGAATCCGGCGGCGTTTTCGACTCCGGCTCCGGGGACGTTCGGCAACTCGCGCCGCAACGACTATACGGGACCGGTGCTGGCGCAGCTCGACCTGACGCTGGCGAAGTCGATCCATGTGGCGGAGCGGATGTCGTTCGACTTCCACGCGGATGTGTACAACATCATGAATCATCCGAACTACGCCAATCCGGGTACGGTGCGGTTGACCCAGACGCTGGCGACGGCTCCGGGCAACGGCTCGCAGCCGGGGACGCCGTTTACGCTATCGAACGCGGGCGCGTTCGGTGCGTTGACCTCGACCGTGGGGAACCAGGTGGGGATCGGCGCAAACCGGCAGATTCAGCTTTCGCTGCGGGCTATCTTCTAG
- a CDS encoding TonB-dependent receptor translates to MKRTKTRFEARGYQHQGVKSTETVAKTTARVERVSGVSSVGGRTLMAGALAFSMVGTAHDALAMGSLSAKPGTAAAPSSLEAGLPAKTFAIPEGPLDAAIKQFEAQSGIHVKTQLTPGVMAGFTTKGVTGTLPSGEALKLLLEGTGLQSRMEDEATIVVGLAAQEDITVTAKASMPLSQFTEELKDTPQTIAVVPQFIMQEQAVTTLRDSLRNVPGISLAAGEGGAQGDSLTIRGFTARNDIFLDGIRDFGSYYRDSFNYGQVEVLEGPAGIEFGRGSTGGVINQESKRPTDTKFVAGTVQLGTDVTRRFTLDVNKPLGEVMGGGTAFRLNLMGNLSNVAGRDVVVNRRFGVAPSLSFGMGTRTRGTLSYVHLGENDIPDYGIPWLLNRPSAAVRSAYYGFKHSNFLNTHDDIVTFRLDHDVNEHVSLRSITRFANYPRNTQITEPQICSNGAISPTTGKILAPTNILNSAQLCPYNNGVASDPATILVNRNQISVKSVESDLWQQDEAILHFKFLNIGHSMVFGLEGGREMSNPIRYTSTGVTPATLLNPNEDLPFMGTKVLNTVTHVAADSAGFFFVDTVHLGRYIDVTGGIRYDYFYTQQRQYTASTGLAPFYSRIDRKPSYRAAFVVKPNSHGSVYFDYGTSFNPSAESLSLSATTSVLPPEENETYEIGSKWEFLNEKLSLAGAIFRTEKDNARETSPANSTITVLAGNQVVKGAQVSVTGRLRNQFDILAGYAYLHSEVISSQYFPNAIGAPLANVPKQTFNVWLNRALAWRFTGGLGGNYVASRSASSTIPYVATAWTGTTPANAVVTATALKQVPGYWAFNGVVSRPITEKISLQVNVNNILNRYYIDQPHPSHLVPGAGRSALFGVNYKF, encoded by the coding sequence ATGAAGCGTACGAAGACGCGGTTTGAGGCTCGGGGCTATCAGCATCAGGGAGTAAAGAGCACGGAGACGGTCGCCAAGACGACTGCACGTGTGGAGCGGGTGTCGGGCGTGAGTTCGGTGGGCGGGCGGACGCTGATGGCGGGTGCGCTGGCGTTCTCGATGGTGGGCACCGCGCATGACGCGTTAGCGATGGGGTCTCTTTCGGCGAAGCCGGGTACCGCCGCCGCACCGTCCTCGCTCGAGGCGGGTTTGCCAGCGAAGACCTTTGCGATTCCGGAGGGTCCGCTGGATGCGGCGATCAAGCAGTTTGAAGCGCAGTCCGGGATCCATGTGAAGACGCAACTGACGCCTGGCGTGATGGCCGGCTTCACCACCAAGGGTGTGACGGGTACGCTTCCGTCGGGTGAGGCATTGAAGCTTCTGCTCGAGGGGACCGGTCTGCAGTCGCGCATGGAAGATGAGGCGACGATCGTCGTCGGTCTGGCCGCGCAGGAAGACATTACCGTGACGGCGAAGGCCTCGATGCCGCTGTCGCAGTTTACGGAAGAGCTGAAGGATACGCCGCAGACGATTGCGGTGGTGCCGCAGTTCATCATGCAGGAGCAAGCGGTGACGACGCTGCGCGATTCGCTGCGAAACGTTCCGGGGATCAGTCTGGCGGCGGGTGAGGGTGGTGCGCAGGGAGACAGCCTGACGATTCGCGGGTTTACGGCACGCAACGACATCTTCCTGGACGGGATTCGCGACTTTGGCAGCTACTACCGCGACTCGTTCAACTATGGGCAGGTCGAGGTACTGGAAGGGCCGGCAGGCATCGAGTTCGGCCGCGGTTCGACGGGTGGCGTGATTAACCAGGAGAGCAAGCGTCCCACGGACACGAAGTTCGTCGCAGGCACGGTGCAGTTGGGCACGGATGTGACGCGCCGGTTTACGCTGGATGTGAACAAGCCGCTGGGCGAGGTGATGGGCGGAGGCACAGCGTTCCGGTTGAACCTGATGGGCAACCTCTCCAACGTGGCGGGGCGCGATGTGGTGGTGAACCGCCGGTTCGGTGTGGCCCCATCCTTGAGCTTCGGAATGGGCACGAGGACGCGGGGCACGCTGAGCTATGTTCACCTGGGCGAGAACGATATTCCGGACTACGGTATTCCGTGGCTGCTGAACAGGCCCTCTGCCGCGGTGCGGAGCGCGTACTACGGGTTCAAGCATTCGAACTTCCTGAACACGCATGACGACATCGTTACGTTCCGGCTGGACCACGATGTGAATGAGCATGTGAGCCTGCGCAGCATTACGCGTTTTGCGAACTATCCACGCAACACGCAGATTACGGAGCCGCAGATCTGCTCGAACGGGGCGATTTCGCCGACGACCGGCAAGATTCTGGCACCGACGAACATTCTGAATTCCGCGCAGCTCTGCCCTTATAACAACGGCGTCGCGAGCGATCCGGCGACGATCCTGGTGAATCGTAACCAGATCTCCGTGAAGAGTGTGGAGAGCGATCTGTGGCAGCAGGATGAAGCGATTCTGCACTTCAAGTTCCTGAACATCGGTCACTCGATGGTGTTTGGTCTGGAGGGTGGCCGGGAGATGTCGAATCCGATTCGTTATACCTCTACGGGCGTGACCCCCGCGACGCTGCTGAACCCGAACGAGGACCTTCCGTTCATGGGCACGAAGGTTCTGAACACTGTGACGCATGTGGCGGCGGATTCGGCTGGATTCTTCTTCGTCGATACGGTTCACCTGGGCCGGTACATCGATGTGACGGGCGGCATTCGATACGACTATTTCTACACGCAGCAGAGGCAATACACGGCGAGCACGGGGCTGGCTCCGTTCTACTCGCGTATCGATCGCAAGCCTTCGTACCGGGCAGCGTTTGTGGTGAAGCCAAACTCGCATGGAAGTGTTTACTTCGACTACGGCACGAGCTTCAACCCCTCGGCAGAGTCACTTTCGCTATCGGCGACGACGAGCGTTCTTCCTCCGGAAGAGAACGAGACGTACGAGATTGGATCGAAGTGGGAGTTCCTGAACGAGAAGCTTTCGTTAGCCGGTGCGATCTTCCGGACGGAGAAGGACAATGCTCGCGAGACGTCTCCGGCGAACTCGACGATCACGGTGCTGGCGGGTAACCAGGTGGTGAAGGGGGCGCAGGTCTCGGTGACCGGGCGGCTGCGGAACCAGTTCGACATCCTGGCGGGCTATGCGTATCTGCATAGCGAGGTGATCTCGTCGCAGTACTTCCCCAATGCGATTGGGGCACCGCTGGCGAACGTACCGAAGCAGACTTTCAACGTGTGGCTGAACCGAGCGCTGGCATGGCGGTTTACAGGCGGACTGGGCGGCAACTATGTGGCTTCGCGTTCGGCGAGTTCTACGATTCCTTACGTGGCTACGGCCTGGACGGGAACGACCCCGGCGAATGCCGTGGTGACCGCGACGGCTCTCAAGCAGGTCCCCGGGTACTGGGCGTTCAATGGTGTGGTTTCGCGTCCGATTACGGAGAAGATCTCGCTGCAGGTGAATGTGAACAATATCCTGAACCGGTACTATATCGACCAGCCGCATCCGAGCCATCTCGTACCGGGAGCGGGACGGAGCGCACTGTTCGGAGTGAACTACAAGTTCTAA
- a CDS encoding Fe2+-dependent dioxygenase → MLITIPDVLTAEQVSYARAKLDAAQWVDGRVTAGHQSARTKDNMQLPEGHPVALELGEMILGALGANPLFVSAALPLRVFPPLFNSYAGGQSFGVHVDNSIRQDERTGGRIRTDISATLFLTAPEDYDGGELMVEDTYGAHSVKLPAGHMVLYPSTSLHRVTPVTRGARVSSFFWLQSMIRSDADRALLFDLDQGIQRVSAEAPGSGAAVALTGVYHNLMRRWAEM, encoded by the coding sequence GTGTTGATTACGATTCCGGATGTTTTGACAGCAGAGCAGGTGAGCTATGCGCGGGCCAAGCTGGACGCGGCGCAGTGGGTGGATGGACGCGTGACGGCGGGACACCAGTCGGCGCGGACCAAGGACAATATGCAGTTGCCGGAGGGGCATCCGGTGGCGTTGGAGCTGGGAGAGATGATTCTGGGCGCGCTGGGGGCGAATCCGCTGTTTGTTTCGGCGGCGCTTCCGCTGCGGGTCTTCCCTCCCCTGTTCAACTCGTACGCGGGTGGGCAGTCGTTTGGGGTGCATGTGGACAACTCGATCCGGCAGGATGAGCGGACGGGCGGGCGCATCCGGACAGATATTTCAGCTACGCTTTTTCTGACGGCGCCGGAGGACTATGACGGCGGCGAGTTGATGGTCGAGGATACGTATGGGGCGCACTCGGTGAAGCTGCCAGCGGGGCACATGGTGCTGTATCCCTCGACGAGCCTGCACCGGGTGACTCCGGTGACACGCGGGGCGAGGGTTTCGAGCTTCTTCTGGCTGCAAAGCATGATTCGCTCGGATGCGGACCGGGCGCTGCTGTTCGATCTGGATCAGGGGATTCAGCGAGTGTCGGCGGAGGCTCCGGGGAGCGGCGCGGCGGTGGCGCTGACGGGGGTGTATCACAACCTGATGCGGCGCTGGGCTGAGATGTAG